The following proteins are encoded in a genomic region of Pectinophora gossypiella chromosome 6, ilPecGoss1.1, whole genome shotgun sequence:
- the LOC126367499 gene encoding uncharacterized protein LOC126367499 isoform X1, producing the protein MDSNSNSSELNWPKIETDSETDSPRRETRLNWTSENTRKLIEIMERDCKELWDVKNPLNKDRNARHEKHEYLADYFGTTSEEISRKIHNLRTQFNNELRKIKRRQTAGCGEGSGAGSGWEHFEALSFLLRAPFGDPLDIDGVNLELAEFQAHEEEEFGAVARSQSSQLLSLEPVRSRHCVATSAPPPLPPSAHPMMWPEEAVPRLRPGANADECQIFGDFVASELRTLRSDESRKRLKRMIQKAILQIGEEEDINVING; encoded by the exons ATGGACTCAAATTCAAACTCTTCAGAACTCAATTGGCCCAAAATCGAGACAGACTCCGAAACAGACAGCCCTAGAAGGGAAACAAGGTTGAACTGGACATCGGAAAACACGAGGAAGTTGATCGAGATCATGGAGAGGGATTGCAAAGAGTTGTGGGACGTAAAAAATCCATTGAACAAAGATAGGAACGCACGGCATGAGAAGCATGAGTACTTAGCTGATTATTTTGGGACTACGTCGGAGGAGATAAGTAGGAAGATACACAATTTGAGGACGCAGTTTAATAATGAGTTGCGGAAGATAAAGCGGAGGCAGACGGCGGGGTGCGGGGAGGGTAGCGGGGCAGGCAGCGGTTGGGAACATTTCGAAGCGCTCTCCTTCCTGCTGCGAGCGCCCTTTGGCGACCCGCTCGACATCGACGGGGTCAACTTAGAG TTAGCAGAGTTTCAAGCACACGAAGAAGAGGAATTCGGAGCAGTGGCGAGATCACAGAGTTCACAGTTGCTCTCTTTAGAGCCAGTTCGGAGTAGACACTGCGTAGCGACGTCAGCCCCACCCCCATTGCCTCCTAGTGCCCATCCCATGATGTGGCCAGAGGAAGCCGTACCCAGGCTCAGGCCTGGAGCCAATGCTGATGAATGCCAA ATATTCGGCGACTTCGTAGCTTCAGAGCTGCGTACCCTGAGATCCGACGAGTCGCGAAAGCGACTCAAGCGCATGATACAGAAGGCAATACTTCAAATTGGAGAAGAGGAAGACATCAATGTCATAAATGGATAA
- the LOC126367635 gene encoding tissue alpha-L-fucosidase-like translates to MSHRLDFATSANKKYEATWEDLDARPLPEWYDRAKIGIFVHWGVYSVPGFYSEWFWYVWMGLLSSQITFSDQGIKDFLENNYRPGFTYQEFAPMFAAEFFDPNYWANMFQYSGAKYVILTSKHHDGYTLFPSNQTYSWNSVDIGPHRDIVAELGEAVRKRGMEYGLYYSLLEWFNPMYMQDLLSASPSYVYVDKKMLPELKSLVTMYKPSVLWVDGEWECEADYWKSKEILAWLYNESPVKDHVVVNDRWGARLRCVHGDFYNCDDRFNPGSLQEHKWENAFSLDINSWGYRRNMDLSHVLTSKELIMTVIKTVSCGGNALINVGPTKEGIIPLIFQERLKDLGDWLRINGEAIYDTSPWLYQNDTFLGDVWYTCTKMGFNARKPTAVPSVLDKITAIYAIFGCWPVNNILNLRQITSQIQNRPYQVEMLGEYGKLNWKIIDGEFTVRLPNKAAVSTTHAWTLKFTPSELVNDTDTSVNDVNDKLNF, encoded by the exons ATGTCGCATCGCTTAGACTTCGCGACTAGTGCTAATAAGAAGTATGAAGCGACATGGGAGGACCTTGATGCGCGCCCATTACCAGAGTGGTACGACCGTGCCAAAATCGGCATATTCGTGCACTGGGGTGTCTACAGCGTACCCGGCTTCTACTCGGAATGGTTCTG GTATGTATGGATGGGACTGTTATCCTCTCAAATTACATTTTCAGATCAGGGAATTAAAGACTTCCTGGAGAACAACTATCGGCCGGGATTTACTTATCAAGAGTTTGCACCTATGTTTGCCGCAGAATTTTTCGATCCAAATTATTGGGCAAATATGTTTCAGTATTCTGGAGCTAA GTACGTCATCTTAACAAGTAAGCATCATGATGGATACACGCTGTTCCCATCAAATCAAACATACAGTTGGAATTCAGTTGACATCGGACCACACCGGGACATTGTGGCAGAATTAGGTGAAGCAGTGAGGAAGAGAGGCATGGAATACGGGCTGTACTACTCCCTGTTGGAATGGTTCAACCCCATGTACATGCAAGATCTACTTAGCGCTTCACCATCGTACGTTTATGTTGACAAAAAAATGTTGCCAGAACTCAAAAGCCTTGTTACCATGTACAAGCCGTCGGTTTTGTGGGTAGATGGGGAATGGGAGTGCGAGGCAGATTACTGGAAGTCTAAAGAAATATTGGCATGGCTTTATAATGAAAGCCCGGTGAAAGACCACGTGGTAGTCAATGATAGATGGGGGGCACGGCTACGTTGCGTTCACGGAGATTTCTACAATTGCGACGATCGATTTAATCCTG GATCTCTACAAGAACACAAGTGGGAGAATGCTTTTAGTCTCGATATTAATTCTTGGGGCTACCGGAGGaacatggatctttcgcatgTATTGACGTCTAAGGAACTGATAATGACTGTTATTAAGACTGTTAGCTGTGGAG GAAATGCTCTAATAAATGTGGGCCCTACAAAGGAGGGTATAATTCCGCTTATATTCCAAGAAAGGTTGAAGGATTTGGGCGATTGGCTCAGGATTAACGGAGAAGCCATCTACGACACGTCTCCATGGCTCTACCAAAACGATACATTTTTGGGTGACGTGTGGTATACTTGCACTAAAATGGGATTCAATGCTCGCAAACCAACAGCCGTGCCAAGTGTGCTTGATAAAATAACGGCGATCTATGCTATATTCGGTTGTTGGCCTGTGAACAACATCCTGAATTTGAGGCAAATTACAAGTCAAATTCAGAACCGTCCTTACCAGGTTGAGATGCTTGGTGAATACGGGAAATTGAAT TGGAAGATCATCGATGGAGAATTCACCGTCCGACTACCGAACAAAGCAGCAGTATCCACCACACACGCTTGGACTTTGAAATTTACACCATCAGAACTTGTAAATGATACAGACACATCGGTAAATGATGTTAATGATAagcttaatttttaa
- the LOC126367499 gene encoding uncharacterized protein LOC126367499 isoform X2, whose protein sequence is MERWAELNWPKIETDSETDSPRRETRLNWTSENTRKLIEIMERDCKELWDVKNPLNKDRNARHEKHEYLADYFGTTSEEISRKIHNLRTQFNNELRKIKRRQTAGCGEGSGAGSGWEHFEALSFLLRAPFGDPLDIDGVNLELAEFQAHEEEEFGAVARSQSSQLLSLEPVRSRHCVATSAPPPLPPSAHPMMWPEEAVPRLRPGANADECQIFGDFVASELRTLRSDESRKRLKRMIQKAILQIGEEEDINVING, encoded by the exons ATGGAGCGATGGGCTG AACTCAATTGGCCCAAAATCGAGACAGACTCCGAAACAGACAGCCCTAGAAGGGAAACAAGGTTGAACTGGACATCGGAAAACACGAGGAAGTTGATCGAGATCATGGAGAGGGATTGCAAAGAGTTGTGGGACGTAAAAAATCCATTGAACAAAGATAGGAACGCACGGCATGAGAAGCATGAGTACTTAGCTGATTATTTTGGGACTACGTCGGAGGAGATAAGTAGGAAGATACACAATTTGAGGACGCAGTTTAATAATGAGTTGCGGAAGATAAAGCGGAGGCAGACGGCGGGGTGCGGGGAGGGTAGCGGGGCAGGCAGCGGTTGGGAACATTTCGAAGCGCTCTCCTTCCTGCTGCGAGCGCCCTTTGGCGACCCGCTCGACATCGACGGGGTCAACTTAGAG TTAGCAGAGTTTCAAGCACACGAAGAAGAGGAATTCGGAGCAGTGGCGAGATCACAGAGTTCACAGTTGCTCTCTTTAGAGCCAGTTCGGAGTAGACACTGCGTAGCGACGTCAGCCCCACCCCCATTGCCTCCTAGTGCCCATCCCATGATGTGGCCAGAGGAAGCCGTACCCAGGCTCAGGCCTGGAGCCAATGCTGATGAATGCCAA ATATTCGGCGACTTCGTAGCTTCAGAGCTGCGTACCCTGAGATCCGACGAGTCGCGAAAGCGACTCAAGCGCATGATACAGAAGGCAATACTTCAAATTGGAGAAGAGGAAGACATCAATGTCATAAATGGATAA